A window of the Lactuca sativa cultivar Salinas chromosome 5, Lsat_Salinas_v11, whole genome shotgun sequence genome harbors these coding sequences:
- the LOC128126335 gene encoding protein DETOXIFICATION 45, chloroplastic-like isoform X1, whose product MKCSRYSTLLLHHICLQVWLAVSLITDALAASGQALIASSVSKGNYRSVKDITYFVLTIGFVMGVTLAAILGVSFGSIVTLFTKDIGVLAIARTGVLFVSASQPLNAFAFIVDGLHYGVSDFPYAAYSMVCFFLDMNIKLHICPWINMFSL is encoded by the exons ATGAAATGCTCAAGGTACTCTACTCTACTGCTTCATCATATATGTCTGCAAGTTTGGTTGGCAGTTTCCCTTATTACAGATGCGTTGGCTGCATCTGGTCAG gcGTTGATTGCTAGTTCGGTTTCAAAAGGGAATTATAGATCTGTGAAGGATATCACATACTTCGTGTTGACT aTTGGTTTTGTGATGGGTGTTACTTTGGCTGCAATATTGGGAGTTTCATTTGGTTCCATAGTCACACTGTTCACTAAGGACATTGGAGTATTGGCGATTGCTAGAACCGGGGTTTTG tTTGTGAGTGCTAGTCAGCCTTTGAATGCTTTTGCTTTTATTGTTGATGGTTTGCATTATGGAGTTTCAGACTTCCCGTATGCTGCTTATTCCATGGTATGCTTTTTTTTAGACATGaatataaaattacatatttgCCCTTGGATTAATATGTTTTCACTGTAG
- the LOC128126335 gene encoding protein DETOXIFICATION 45, chloroplastic-like isoform X2 yields the protein MSMVQLQGRDQLLIAQNEMLKALIASSVSKGNYRSVKDITYFVLTIGFVMGVTLAAILGVSFGSIVTLFTKDIGVLAIARTGVLFVSASQPLNAFAFIVDGLHYGVSDFPYAAYSMVCFFLDMNIKLHICPWINMFSL from the exons ATGAGTATGGTACAGTTGCAAGGGCGGGACCAGTTGCTGATAGCACAAAATGAAATGCTCAAG gcGTTGATTGCTAGTTCGGTTTCAAAAGGGAATTATAGATCTGTGAAGGATATCACATACTTCGTGTTGACT aTTGGTTTTGTGATGGGTGTTACTTTGGCTGCAATATTGGGAGTTTCATTTGGTTCCATAGTCACACTGTTCACTAAGGACATTGGAGTATTGGCGATTGCTAGAACCGGGGTTTTG tTTGTGAGTGCTAGTCAGCCTTTGAATGCTTTTGCTTTTATTGTTGATGGTTTGCATTATGGAGTTTCAGACTTCCCGTATGCTGCTTATTCCATGGTATGCTTTTTTTTAGACATGaatataaaattacatatttgCCCTTGGATTAATATGTTTTCACTGTAG